One segment of Apus apus isolate bApuApu2 chromosome 1, bApuApu2.pri.cur, whole genome shotgun sequence DNA contains the following:
- the LOC127384609 gene encoding putative transporter SVOPL, with amino-acid sequence MATTPKEVENAVGLEEIHTERQEPPKGQKTFTVEEAVETIGFGRFHILLFLIMGSTGVAEAMEIMLIAVVSPFIRCEWQLQDWQVALVTTVSGLYSLHAGHLLHGHCPGLSHGLCEVHFPVDQINS; translated from the exons atggcCACCACACCAAAAGAGGTGGAAAATGCTGTTGGCTTGGAGGAAATCCACACGGAGAGACAAGAACCACCAAAAG GGCAGAAGACATTTACAGTGGAAGAAGCTGTGGAAACCATTGGGTTTGGGAGGTTCCACATCTTGCTTTTCCTGATCATGGGAAGCACTGGG GTGGCTGAAGCCATGGAGATCATGCTAATAGCTGTTGTGTCACCTTTCATCCGATGCGAGTGGCAGCTTCAAGACTGGCAGGTGGCTTTAGTGACAACGGTGAGTGGCTTGTATTCCCTCCATGCAGGTCATCTACTACATGGGCATTGTCCAGGGCTCTCCCATGGGCTTTGTGAAGTACATTTCCCAGTGGACCAAATAAATTCCTAG